The Corynebacterium comes genome window below encodes:
- a CDS encoding peroxiredoxin, with translation MAIMTVGEKFPEFELTALKGGDLHGVNAQQPEDYFETVSLDTYAGKWKVVFFYPKDFTFVCPTEIAAFGKLDEEFQDRDTQILGGSIDNEFAHFNWRATHPELKDVPFPMFSDIKHELIRELGVENANGVADRATFIIDPDGIIQFVSVTPDAVGRNVDEVLRVLDALQSEEVCACNWQANDPTKNIDKMAVVQEGLK, from the coding sequence ATGGCAATCATGACCGTTGGAGAGAAGTTCCCCGAGTTCGAGCTGACCGCCCTCAAGGGTGGCGACCTGCACGGCGTCAACGCCCAGCAGCCGGAGGACTACTTCGAGACCGTTTCCCTGGACACCTACGCGGGCAAGTGGAAGGTCGTCTTCTTCTACCCGAAGGACTTCACCTTCGTCTGCCCGACCGAGATCGCCGCCTTCGGCAAGCTCGACGAGGAGTTCCAGGACCGCGACACCCAGATCCTCGGCGGCTCCATCGACAATGAGTTCGCCCACTTCAACTGGCGTGCAACCCACCCGGAGCTGAAGGACGTCCCGTTCCCGATGTTCTCCGACATCAAGCACGAGCTCATCCGTGAGCTCGGCGTCGAGAACGCCAACGGTGTCGCTGACCGCGCGACCTTCATCATCGACCCGGACGGCATCATCCAGTTCGTCTCCGTCACCCCGGACGCCGTCGGCCGTAACGTCGACGAGGTCCTGCGTGTCCTCGACGCCCTGCAGTCGGAGGAGGTCTGCGCCTGCAACTGGCAGGCCAACGACCCGACCAAGAACATCGACAAGATGGCCGTCGTCCAGGAGGGCCTGAAGTAA